A single genomic interval of Juglans regia cultivar Chandler chromosome 1, Walnut 2.0, whole genome shotgun sequence harbors:
- the LOC108988137 gene encoding receptor-like protein kinase FERONIA, whose translation MGNISILKPILLVFLLFLLPHISIGNSTPSYIPVDNIVLNCGSAGNTTDMDKRMWIGDMDRSKFAPIEEHNQKSATSEAQSPDSSLETVPYMTARLSYSQFTYVFPVTSGPKFVRLYFYADSYSGYDGSLAFFTVEANSKFTLLRNFSASILANYLGGSKRLSKEFCINVEEDQKLNLTFIPTPSTASSRFFAFINGIEIVSMPTYLYYSSPENPSPPYVGQNVPFSIDNSRALEMILRLNMGGDWISPKNDTGMFRKWSQGSPYLLINATNPREPNLMLKYSAIPNYTAPDDVYRSAITMGPSITWNLHSNLTWGLPVDPGFNYLVRLHFCEIEPTITMAGERPFIIYIDNKTAEGTADVIMWSGGRDTPVYQDYVVMIQKTGVDQDKSTLFIALHPGKATNAIYDAILNGVEVFKLSDNNNNLAGPNHAGTLLPSPPSAQQPASTSNSRKTRFIAIGTGVGLFLALLTLACCVVVWKLRTSKRYSSYYPASKCWFWSDRNKGKSTRTKASSLPDELCRQFSLEEIKTATHDFDEGLVIGVGGFGKVYKGFVDDGPMTVAIKRLNPESKQGAKEFWKEIEMLSQLRHVHLVSLIGYCNDEREMILVYDYMSNGTLREHLYDTDKDSLPWIQRLEICIGAARGLNYLHTGVKHPIIHRDVKSTNILLDENCVAKVSDFGLSKEGQDDKAVSTMVKGTFGYLDPDYARRRQLTEKSDVYSFGVVLFEVLCARKALNPKLEEEQWNLANWARKCIDKGTLGEIIDPNLTGKIAPECFKVYADIAESCVRDQGSQRPTMNDVMDKLTFALERQKEADAVKEKVNPDGKETYTEVLSFHVSDTTETRRSNNIFSGHMSESDSGTWLTTNNTGMTYPSLDSDTVRCEDVFTDTSNVSKA comes from the coding sequence ATGGGCAACATCTCAATACTCAAACCTATTCTACTCGTCTTCTtactcttccttctccctcataTTTCAATCGGTAATTCTACTCCTAGTTACATTCCCGTTGATAATATTGTCCTCAACTGCGGCTCTGCTGGCAACACAACGGATATGGATAAGCGCATGTGGATTGGAGACATGGATCGCTCCAAATTCGCTCCCATAGAAGAACATAACCAGAAATCTGCTACCTCTGAAGCCCAAAGCCCAGACTCATCTCTCGAAACTGTCCCCTACATGACTGCCCGTTTATCATATTCACAATTCACCTATGTATTTCCTGTCACCTCCGGTCCTAAATTTGTTCGTTTGTACTTTTACGCAGATTCATACTCTGGTTATGATGGATCTCTGGCCTTTTTTACAGTCGAAGCAAACAGTAAGTTCACCTTACTTAGAAACTTCAGTGCTTCCATTCTTGCTAATTACTTGGGGGGCTCAAAACGTCTTTCTAAGGAGTTCTGCATCAACGTTGAAGAGGaccaaaaattgaatttaacatTCATTCCAACGCCAAGTACTGCTTCTAGCAGATTCTTTGCTTTTATTAATGGAATTGAGATCGTCTCCATGCCAACGTACCTCTACTATAGCAGTCCAGAAAATCCAAGCCCACCTTACGTTGGCCAAAATGTTCCGTTCTCTATAGACAACAGCAGGGCACTCGAGATGATTCTTCGACTAAATATGGGCGGGGACTGGATATCGCCGAAGAACGACACTGGCATGTTTAGAAAATGGTCCCAAGGCAGCCCATACTTGTTGATTAATGCCACGAACCCCCGTGAGCCAAATTTGATGCTCAAATACTCAGCAATACCAAATTACACTGCCCCCGATGACGTTTATCGGTCTGCAATCACGATGGGTCCAAGCATAACTTGGAACTTGCATTCTAATTTGACATGGGGTTTACCCGTAGATCCGGGGTTCAATTATCTGGTCCGGCTTCATTTCTGCGAAATCGAGCCAACTATAACGATGGCCGGCGAAAGGCCATTCATTATCTATATAGACAACAAGACAGCTGAAGGTACCGCTGACGTAATTATGTGGAGCGGAGGAAGGGATACGCCTGTGTATCAGGACTATGTAGTGATGATCCAAAAGACGGGAGTTGATCAGGATAAGAGTACACTCTTTATTGCTCTACACCCTGGAAAAGCTACCAATGCAATCTACGATGCCATTTTAAATGGGGTAGAAGTGTTCAAACTGAGCGACAACAATAACAACCTCGCCGGACCCAATCATGCCGGTACTTTGCTGCCCTCTCCACCTTCGGCTCAACAACCTGCTTCGACATCCAACTCAAGGAAAACAAGATTCATTGCCATTGGAACCGGTGTAGGCTTATTCTTGGCCTTGCTCACTCTAGCGTGTTGCGTGGTTGTTTGGAAACTGAGGACATCTAAACGTTATAGTTCTTACTATCCAGCATCGAAGTGCTGGTTCTGGTCTGACCGAAACAAAGGAAAGTCAACGAGGACAAAAGCCTCATCACTGCCCGACGAGCTATGCCGCCAATTCTCACTTGAAGAAATCAAAACAGCAACCCACGACTTTGATGAAGGATTAGTTATTGGCGTCGGTGGCTTTGGGAAGGTATACAAGGGTTTCGTTGACGATGGTCCCATGACTGTGGCGATCAAGCGTTTGAACCCAGAGTCAAAGCAAGGGGCCAAAGAGTTTTGGAAGGAGATTGAGATGCTCTCCCAGCTTCGCCATGTCCACCTCGTCTCTCTCATTGGATACTGCAACGACGAGAGGGAGATGATCCTTGTCTACGACTACATGTCCAATGGGACACTACGGGAACACCTCTACGACACGGACAAGGATTCCCTCCCATGGATACAAAGGCTCGAAATTTGCATCGGAGCGGCACGTGGTCTGAACTACCTGCATACGGGAGTGAAGCACCCCATCATCCACCGTGACGTGAAGTCCACCAACATTTTATTGGACGAGAATTGTGTGGCCAAGGTTTCTGATTTCGGGTTGTCCAAAGAAGGTCAAGATGACAAGGCGGTTAGTACCATGGTAAAGGGCACGTTCGGGTATTTGGATCCGGATTACGCCAGGCGTCGACAACTGACGGAAAAATCAGACGTGTACTCGTTTGGCGTGGTGCTCTTTGAGGTATTATGTGCCCGAAAAGCACTGAATCCAAAACTGGAGGAGGAGCAATGGAATTTGGCCAACTGGGCTCGGAAATGCATTGACAAGGGGACCCTGGGTGAGATCATAGATCCGAATCTGACGGGTAAGATAGCTCCGGAGTGTTTCAAGGTGTACGCGGATATCGCAGAGAGTTGCGTGCGTGATCAGGGGAGCCAACGGCCCACCATGAACGATGTTATGGATAAACTTACCTTTGCATTGGAACGGCAGAAGGAAGCAGACGCCGTGAAGGAGAAAGTCAATCCCGATGGCAAGGAAACATATACAGAGGTATTATCATTCCATGTTTCCGATACCACTGAAACTCGGCGATCCAATAACATTTTCAGCGGGCATATGTCGGAATCGGATAGTGGAACCTGGTTGACTACAAATAATACAGGGATGACCTACCCAAGTCTTGATTCTGATACTGTTAGGTGTGAAGATGTGTTTACGGACACCAGCAACGTCTCCAAAGCTTGA